A region of the Vigna unguiculata cultivar IT97K-499-35 chromosome 9, ASM411807v1, whole genome shotgun sequence genome:
ATCTGAAAAATGcgtttgaaaagtaaaataaatttaaaaaaatttagtttaagtgactaaattcacatatttatcAAGATacaaaagactaaattgatttaaaattttcaagaaggactaatttcaatttttactataagttaaaggacaaaaaatatatttaaaaaaagagagtaacATTTGAATTCGTAATGATAGGAAGTTGTGTACAATTAATCCTACTCTATGaatattgtaattaaatttagtgGTGATATAGATATGTTTGGCATCCTATTTTCTAACCAAACCTCgtatttatattttaccttTTTGAAGTTTTCAATGAATAGAACTAATCAACATGTAATCACATGTGAAAGGAAACAAGCAGTGGTAGCTAGCTTccaaaaaactttaatttgaCTTTAACTTCGGTCCAAAGGATGAATGTCAATGAAAttgttacttaattaaaatcattatgaAATTGTGGCAGAATTCAACCTTGTTTTTAATAACAAAGAAAGCACATTAGAGAACGTAAATGAATATGATGGAGGGAACGATAATCTTAATTAAACCACATATGGATGTTAACAATTATGTTTGGATACTTCAAAAAGGCTGCGTGTGCTTCCAAATACGTGGCTTTCATTGAATTGTGAACAATAAATTTTttccatatattttaaaaaattgttgttcGTGAGACATACTAAAaacatatgaatttttttttctctacttgaatagaaaaggaaaattgGAATATGTTTGTTTTCGTGTTTGACTAAAAGTCAGAAAAAGTACTGAAAATGAACAAAATCACAGTGGGTTTTGGGTAATTATGAAGGTATTTCTTTGTATGTATATATCTTATAAGGAAAATTCTATCGttcctttttattttggaaaaagtACGATTTCAGAATGCAaagaatgataaaataattttatgaataccttataaagaaaattccatcgttcctttttattttggaaaaaagtattatttcagaatgaaaaagaatgataaaaaaGTTTATGAATTAAAGGTTTAtcctaataattattattattactccTTAAGAaacgttcctttatttatttattttattgtaaggGCTTTAGCAAAAGCTCTAAAAAAAACGGACCTTTTGAGagagtatattaaaaaaaaaaactaatatctgtaatattaattttaaagcaGTCTGTACGGATTTTGGGTGAAATCCTATAATGGCCCAATATGTGTACCAAGCCTGAAACTTTTCATTCATAGTAGCTATTTCTATCTATAATCCCACAATTTACTTCTAGCACCCCTCCCacttttaagttgttttttttatctaaataaatacatatgtTCTCGAGCACCTCTGTCCCCTTCACCATTTCAATTTTACATACAACGAAAATTTATTAGCactattttcttacaaaatccCTTGTAcgtgtaaaattatattttaagaaaaaaaattatattgtgtattcataaatatcattgaaaaatgtcaaTATTGTATTTTATCGTAAAAGACTTATATAATTACTTACACCgcaacaaaattattaaataataaataattataattagtctctaaattaattaaaaattaataaataattaaaattttgatagttaATATTAAGAATTAATTTAAACTATATTTCATAAatcagttataattttttattgagacTATTTtagataacaaaattatttaattagagactaatttaaaattaataataatagtaactaaaattttgataattaatgttagaaactaatttatacTCTAATTCATAAATCAATTATAGTTTTTGTGTTGAAGATccaattttgtttgatttttatcATAGTgtgattatatgtttttttcttctctccttcccAATCTTCTTTGTAAAATCTTagtctttgaattttttttttctgatatttttgtaaaagggttgaaatACTTCGAGTATTtccatttaatatattttttattaatcggTTGAGTCCTAACATGaggttattatttttattttgttattatttttgaaagatttttaTACTCCCTGTTCTtcttggaaaagaaaaacactttgTAATGGATTTGCCTAACAAAACACTAACTCTCGCCACTAACCATTTAGACCTGAGTGTTCTCTAAAGTCAAGAGGTTATATTCGTATTTGTCTTGATAAAAGACACTCtttgataattaattatcagtagatatgttcttcttaatattattaaaagtaatttaaatattttaatagaattaTCAAAATTGTTCACTAAATATACATTAATatcatatgaataaaatattaatataacaaagACAAATAATATACTATTAAGTCTTAACATTatattcttttcatttctttcatcttttttctttttacatgtCACTGCACCGCTTAATTGACGATATTGACTTCGGTCATAATTTACGATTTTGATTAGTTAATCTTTACGAATTTAGAAAATCCAATATATTAGGATTGAATCCCATCCAATAATaggaatttaaaattattacagtGGGTTTCGTTTTGTTGTTTTATCAAAACAGGCTATTCAAATTCTTCAGCGCGAGCTTATCCCTATGATCTATgaatagagatggcaaataaactcgtctccgtgggtattgcccgaacccgtccccgttttgacgggaaatccccgcattgactgggtatgggtatgggtatggggaatccccgactttttcagttgagtatggggatgggtatggggatgtacatatacccgccataatacccgtccctgccatatcttcattctcgtttaaattattaaaatattcacaattaatcaagtaacccatatatatatatatatatatatatatatatatattctattttttatttcttttaattatttcatttgtcattaaactcattctcatctccaatatattttttatcttatcataacctttatgtaattatgttaaaataatgtatgttaataaaaaaaattatgccttacatttgaatatttatattattttttaatatttttatttattataaattttcctttcacatgagaatgtttatactctcaatttaaggtaatataaaaaaaattctttacttattattattattattaatttttgtttaatttgaagaactcttttgtttcattaaagtaattttcgttatttttcaaccattaagtatatatgttgatatttgaaaagttttcttagttctctgagatatttttcgtcttatcataccttagttatacatttgatttcctttgtgtgatttttttcgatagtctctcaaattatttctaaaacacacatttgttagttttttaatatttttatttattgtttttattttcatcatgtagaataatatatcataatgtaattgtttcactttaaattctgtttgaagtggttaaaattatatatatatatatatatatatatatatatatatatatatatatatatatatataatgatatttaggaatagtatatgataattcactacaagaaaaaatgaaatggtgactgatttagtcagtaacccatatcagtcactatttttcgtcattggtggtagtagttgatttattgtctaaattagtgactgattcaatgatcgaatcggtacttgatttagtgaccaatttaattactaatttatttgtaatttaatgataaattttttggtcactaatgatatttctatttatttttaaccacttcaaacataatttaataattagttctctaaggtttttttcattttatcataccttaattatacatttgatttcctttgtgcgatttctttcgatagtctctcaaattatttctaaaacacacatttgttagttttttaatatttttatttattgtttattttcatcatgtagaataaaatatttcgatatattctatctaattatttgttattttataactcactattaatcatactgtaattttttttactttaattgtataaataacttttatttactacaatataaaaatttaatgtaatttctatgaatatttttttgtcactatgcaacatatattgaagttcaaaagatacaaaatctatgtcaaaattttattattatgtttattatttgttttttgtgttattttgatcaagtgatgtattataactttttattagtgtataaaaaagagattcattataatttaaaaaattgaagtaaacaaatatttaaaatatattttaatttgaatatttgttctttgtgtcattttgatcaagtgatatattataacttttattagtgtataaaaaagagattcattagaatttaaaaaattgaaggaaaccaatatttaaaatatattttaatttgaatatttgttttccttttatacttttttgaaatattttttaattttatcaactaagttcattaatgttgtagtttgcaaatttaataaatgttttggttcacatgaaattttatttggtattctaatataaaatataaacaattataatttattttaatgtatttggcatcgaagaaaatcctcctaatattgaatatttcataatattatgttttctttaccgtaattttttttcttttataaaaattaatattgaagtagttagaacatgggtatgggtatgggtacgagattatacccgttacccggtggggatggggatgggaaaaaagtttgatacccgttgagtttgggtatggggatgaggatgaattttttatgcggggatgggtatgggatagtgaaacccgtccccgccccgccccgttgccatccctatctACGAAGGTTATCTCCAACAGATTCtcgtaaagaaagaaaatatttacaaaaaaatatatgagtcacatatatatatatatatatatatatatatatatatatatatatatatatatatatatatatatatatatatatatacacacgagCCATGTAATCTTAGATCATATAGGGATGGGTACATCCCATCTCAACAAGGGACAAATAAATCTCGACCTAATCCATATCTGAACTTAGGAATACAAACGTACACCTCAGTGTATATGAGTTCATGCATATAGACGCAGTGGCGGATCTTAACCTATATCTTTATGGAAgtcaaaataatacattcaaaatttgtattattaatacaataaaaacatgAGTATAATTGTAACTATAAAAGAATTCACACACATAcgtaaaatatataagtatataaatgATTGTCCTTAGTTTCTTAAGATCCTTAACCAATAGTTAAGTTTCTTAAGAtctttcatcaataattaaaacaaaactaaaagtaattgaatcagAGCTAAAATGGTCTACaataaattcatctttcattttattttacaatatatatatatatatatatatatatatatatatatatatatataaacttaagactgaaaaataatttatcataaactaataaaaattaaaatacgtAATTCCcagaaacaaaatatatgataatcaagttacaaataaaaatcggttatgaaaaaacatataatacattattttttcttctatattataAACAATGAATAAACCAAAGACTTATATTTCTTCAAGTGAGACAATACActtaccttctttttttcttcgataatggaagagaataaaggagggaaataagaacaaaaataacgagtttgtgtctaattattttttttttcataaacaaacgAAAGAAACACGAGTGAAGAGAGagatgagaacaaaaataacgagtttatgtctaatttcatttttttgttcataaacaaaagaaaaacacacacaaataagTGTGAAAAATCactacaatatataaaaaattaaaaaataattggaaaaaaattaaaaaattaaaaaattaaaaaatattttttaattctttattatatttaatttatgttttattatttattaatattaaatattatactttataaaataaataaaaatatattcaattaaattttcataaattttcaacattttcaatatatataatccatagtttaaaacattttaaaataaaatatataactttaaactttttttaaataaaatatataactaaaaaaaaatttaaaaaaaatagggagGTCAGGCCACCCGCCTGCTCTTCCTATAATCCACCACTGTATAGATGTATGTTCCCGTACATATGGGGTCATACAGAACTATAAGAGTGTATTTAAGAATATGGTGAACGTAAAGAAATGTACAACAATTATGATTACAACATAACATTGATGGgttttattgatatttacaaaaagaataaaatcgGTTACAAAAATAAGGAAGTCATGATtagattaaataatataaaaaagggTTCAATATTCAAGGTAAAGAATATATCTTTGTATTCATATTTTACTCACACTTAAACTAAAAGTATTATTGACTTAAGTGTCGGAGTGTTACAGGTATCCAACCTCCATAAACATTGCTAAGTAGTAGTCCAGGGAAGCCTTgccaaaaagaaacaaaagatcTAACATTTTTGAGACAACTCGATTTCATacaagaataatatatattaattattaagattggtattatgattattatttgggAAAAATAAGGTGTAACAGGTAGCAATTAGGACAGTGGTCGAtctataatcatatttttcaatataaactAAGAATCAATTTCAGCTGGCGGTGTTCTTCTCCTCGTGCAGTTCaaattggaaaaataatttatactacTATTTTATAACACCTTAAATGATTCTTTTATTTCATGGTCAATTTTAAATGTATGAGAAAACTGATagatattttatgttaatatggCAGCAACAGACCGAAAAAGCCAAGTAATCACTCACGCAGAACAAAATTCCAGAGGAGTTGATATACAGAGACATTAATTAGCTAAGGAGGAAaatgctttttctttttaaatttaagataacTTTGTTGAACTTTTTAAATCTAGAGAACAAATTTTGAGATACATATATATTACAACCCATGcgataatatttatatactaaatgatttaaataaataaaatttgaacttAAAAGATGAAACAGCGGTTTTGGAGCAGATAGGAGCACAAGGTGTTGTGGAGCATGAATAGGTCATTGGGACTTATTATCGGTCTAGTCCACCATCATGGTGCCTTTATTTCTACTTCTGATTTCTGAAATTCAATACTGATGAAGCTTCAAGCACATGTGGTGTGTATTATATATGCTACtatataattatttggttgATGCATGCACGCATTCCTCATAGATGCATTGTTAGTTGAAACATACGTAGATTGAAATATTGAGTACGTTAATGTTAGAGGGAGTGAAGTACGTAGGAACTAAGTGCAATTTGATTTGTTGGAACATCGTTAACCATGCTAgatttaatgataataaaagttTAGCGAAACATGCATAATGCATAAGAAAAGAAATAGCGGAAGGAGTTTGAGACGTGGAAGCCACTGATCCCGAAGTATGAATACGTATGATAGCATCTTTCGTGAAAGCAACGTTAAACCCCCACGTGCCTCGAATGTTCTCTTTGGATCGAATCTCCTCCAATGCTACCATCGCAAcccttctctctttctcttccttccATGTAACATCAATTCCTTTCCAACTCATTTCTATTTTAATCCCACATACCATTGCAAACTTCTCCACTCCAACTTCACTTGGACTCCGTTTCAGAGTACCCAGCTTTTTTATTTTAGGAATATAATTACTGTCATTTGTTTAGTTTAGTTTATAAGGGGAAGAAAGATTAATGTATTGTGGGAAGTGTGGAATTGAATGAAGTGAGCggtgaaataaagaaaagaagaatggATTTAGTTATAGCATTAGGAAACGAAAGGATGGGAAATGTGCCACGTATCCCCGTTAAGCACGTGGTGGTGGTTTCCATACCCGTAACGCTAGGCTTCCATATGATGTGAATACATTACTGTATATAGTATTCTATAAACCTTAATTCCCTGCTCTGCATCCAGTACACTGCATTGTTTCAcacattaataatttatatatctatttgGTAATGCAGAACTACCTGAATTTAACCCTGCCTCTGGAACTACATCATCAAATCAATATTGAACTTTCCTTAAACACATAAAACGTCTCTGATTCTCAAACTAGTGTGGGTCAATTCATAGTTTTAAGCTGGATGATGATTTTTGGGCACGCGGCTTGTTAAAGAATGAGTGGAGAAGCAAGTGTTTGACTTATGAAGCTGAATCAGTATCAGAAAGTAAGGGCAATGAAGAAAAATCCAGTGTCGAAGGAGACACGCCCCATCCGCCTATGAAACAGCACAGCATAACATGAAATTGACATCAACATCAAAGACTCAcacaaacacatgcacaccCTTCCTTAATTTTAACGATTCCCCAACCGCCCACGTTCCTCCCAACGCTTCCACCACACATATATTCACACACACCAACAAATCCCTCTCCAATCTCACTCTCACTCCATCCCCACCCACCCTTCTTATATCACACCTCTCCCAAATAAATGTTCCCACATACCCTTATTACCGCGGCTGCCCTTCAACGCATGTTGCATCATCACTTTCCCACCCCAATGGAACAACGTTCGAGGTGGAAACCCAACATCGAGGTCGCGCCCAATTGTCCTCGTTGCGCTTCCACCAACACCAAATTCTGTTACTACAACAACTACAGCTTGTCGCAGCCCCGCTATTTCTGCAAAGCCTGCAGACGCTACTGGACCAAAGGCGGCTCTCTCCGCAACGTCCCCGTCGGCGGCGGCTGCCGCAAGAACCGCCGCGCCAAGTCCTCCTCGCGCCACAACCAAACCCAACGCTCTTTCACCTCTCATCAAACCCATCCAAACAACAACGCCTCTCGTGAAATAGACATGGCCCTTGTCTTCGCCAAATTCTTGAACCCCAAACAAAACGTTGGAGAGGATAACAATGCCTCCTCTTCTTCCAACAATTACTTCACACCCGACACCGTTCAAACCGAGAATGATACTGCAGTTGTTCAGTCGCCGAACAAGGGTTTGTCGTCGGATCCTGCCATTGTTGAATCCGACTCCGACGCGGTGGTGGCAATTGAGAATTTCGGTGGGGAGGAATTGAGTTTGGGTGAGATTGACGACTTGGAGAGGCTTCTGGGTGTGTGTGGTGATGAAGACGGTCTCTGGTGTGATGCTACCTTGTCCTCTTCCGTTACTTGGGAACCACCCGTGAAGGAATTGGAATGCTCGATGCCGTTGAGTGAAAACGATGCCCAATTATTACCCATCACTTCTGCTTCTTCTACCGTGCATTCAATGAGTGACACTTGCTGGAGCAGTTGGGGTTCCTTAGATCTTTCAGCCATGGAAGTGTTCTCATCAACTCCTTGATCAATTCGATCTGATGATTTTACATGAACTTCATAAGATCTgatcttcttcttattatttgaaaagaagagaagaagcagagaGAGTTAATTAATTACGCTACGAATACCTCACATGTGTTCCTATATTTCTAAAAAGGTAGAATCTTATAGAAATTGTTTGTGTTTAGTGGATGTAGAATAAAGTTGTATTTGGGGTCGTGGAAATGCAGTTGAGAAAGCTATATATACCCTCGGATCTGAAACTCGGTTCACGCAGCCCATCTGTACCTTTTGGAATATATACATACTAATCATATAGATACTATAAACTTGAATTTTCTATGCAATCTCTTCACTCTTCATATCATACATTAATTCTTGTAGCCGTTGATTTCAGTCAAAGTTTTATAGTTACATCTCAATCTAATATGTATTCAACACGACAATATATTAATTcgtattacaaatataaaaaagtatgtttatcatatttaaaaattgtatattattgaCGTTAATGAGTAAAAACtgtgttttaattgtttttagacGAACGACAACAGTTTTAGTCGTTTCTAGATGGATAACAAAGGTTTATGCATGTCGTGGGATTCAGAGTGAtggattctattttttttttcagatccATGTACTAATAATTTCTCTTGACTAATCAATTCCAATTTTTTCACACGCCTGTTCCAAAACCCTAGTCATTTTTGGGGTAAGGTTTCCTTCACCTTCTTCATACCCACGAGTGGTGCATGCAATTGATATTAGGATGGAGTATATTTCATAGATTGACTCCACCCAATGACGAGAAAGACCCCTATAATAGTTGCGTAGGAGTGTTTCATAAGTGGACTTTACACCAATGATGAGGAAGAACCCTAATACTGGAGTAggagacacacacacacaaacactaTTACCTTATAACGAACTATATCTTTCAGAACCCTTCATCCTCCTTTCAAGCGATTTTTCTCAGTCTTGGTGTCCCTTTTGTGAGTCAGATTTTGTAACTATCTCCTCTTCCATCCACCAACAAATGGATATGGGGTTCGTTAATATGTCTCACTTTTTCTTCTATGTAATTGTTGGTTCTGAATAAATATCTCACGAGTTAATATGGCTTTGGTTATTTCTACAACTTCGCATACCTTATGCTAAGTTTATATACTACAGTGTTtgacttaataaaaaatatgataagtGTGGGTTCCCAGGCatgatatatatacatataatctagAGAGAAAGTGGGGAGGGTACGTCTAACAGTTCTATTTTGAACTTCTTTAccataaataatgtattttttttttcaagttaaaGTGAAACTTAAGATTTGATAGTTTATTTGCTATATTTTAAAGTGAACATTTTTTATTGTGGAACGAACGTAGGAATGAATTGTTGAAATTATTCTGACTTAATTAAGTGCTAATCCcgacatacatatatatatatatatatatatatatataataattcggaaaaaaaaattgtgtggtCCAAGTTGTTATCTGAAAAGTCTAAGATGGTGGATTTTGTATCTTGTTATTCACATCTAAAAGAAGTTATTCAAACACGAGATACTTATGCATTCCGggaagaatatgaaaaaataatgatattttgactactaaattttaataactttctcttacaacttaaaatatcattttgtaagtgattttgaaatataaagaaattagaaaatgaaaaaaataaatagtcaCTTATAAAATATCATcgtattataaaaaaatattgtcaaaatttagttgtcaaaaaatattttttaatatttttcgaTATGAAATTTCTTAGATTTCGATTTGAGTGTGGCatgaaagatttgattattttagGTGACGACAAATGTAGTCGTGGTACACGAGTAGGTTCTAGGTAACAGTTTGGAAGGGAAAATGTTGAGGTGGTGGGATAGAATTAATGAATTAGTTATAGTCCATATGCATGTAATAAAGTAAAAGACGATAGGGAAAAGAGTCCCACCCATATTCCAACTTAGTTTGCTTCCTTCCATCGTTTTCTCTCTTCTATAGGAAAATTTACAGATGGAATCACCTTACActttaatatcaattatgtCCTCGCTTTATTTCTGGTTTTGCAGCTGTACACCACCCActatatatattgtgaaaaataaaatctgtatatttgttatttaaaatttaaatatattattacaagTGGAGAAGCACTAAAAATGGAAATTAGTATACTACAATATTGCTAAGATGTTATTTGGAATGtaagaaagtaaaatttatttttgcagacataatattaaattgtttCTCCCTTTTGTGTTATCAGAGAAAGGAAGAGGGGTGAAAATCGATTGTAGAGAAGGTTCGTAAGAAGCGGAAGATATGTTGCTTTAATTTCTAATGTTGTTCTTTCTATCCTTCTTCAGAATTCCTAAAAAGGTTGCtagaaaattgatttaaatgcAGAGTACTTTTGTGTGAGGTAAAGGACAAGAAAGTAGGAAGATTGATTCATAGagatggaaaaatatttgtaacCCGAAAGAGTTTGAGATACTTACAATAAAAAACATGCTATTTTAACGATATACTTCtatgaaaataatgtataaGGGATTTGTTGCTATCAAGTGTGGTCTAGTGCGATATAATTTTTGAACAAACTGGTTTAGGTTTTGACAATGAGAAGTTTTAGACGGTGCAAATATTAATGTTTCTTGCTTTTTTTCtgattatgtttttgtttaggATGATtgtctaatatttatatttgtataattactctctatctttttttttttttctttctgactTGATGGTATATGTAAGTTTGGATAAGCATTATTTGTTTGCTTATAAAAGaaatgtacaattttttaactaCAAATGAAATTTAACCTATACAAGCGTCATACCTAACCTATTAagttataaattgatataaagttgtGCATTTTAACGCTTTTCTTTTATTAAGCTTTTAATTACCATATACGCCTGGTTGGATATTAAAATATTCGAACTTGAGAAAGAAGACACATACATGgtgtctttaaaatatatttaaaaatattaaaagtaatattttaaagatacaATACAATaccaaaaatacaataaaaaaattcaaattttaaaaataaatattgtttcttCATAAATAGGACATTTGAAGTGTTAAAAGCATGTGATGGACTTCACCGACCCAATCACGCATGTGTGTCATCAATCATCGCGAAAGGCAGGATAGTTAAGCAACGCTGTTAGGCACCAAATTGAATCGTATTTTGTTAGAATCATACCATACCATACCAACTTCTTACGGTATtaaatataagtatttattgtcaatataaattgaaaataaatgatGATGCCTAAAATTTAttcagtaatatttttaataataataatgaatagaAGAAATAATTAAGAAAGGGATGGATATATGTACCTGAAGCCATGGGTGGATAGCTGTCCAAAAATGTACTAATTGCTTTCAAGGCATTCTGCAGAGATTAGAGCTCCCAGTTAATCTAAAAGTATTGATTCTTCTTTTTCaccacaaaaataattttttttatttttaaaaattaatattagaaaattaaaagcaaaaTCATCATTGTATTAAAATAGACCgacatacaaaatataaataatgctCGTTTTGTcacaaagtagaaaaaaaatcacaattttttttaattgaattatgcTATTACTCGTTGATATCATCACtctattctaaaaataataatttaagtttaaaaatactttaacaATACTtgtgttgaaaaaaaaagaaattaaattttgaatgagGAAGATACCAGTACTAGTTCACCCGGTTTTATTGGAAGTTCCTCCAAGCCCGTTATCTTGCTGCAAATAGCTACACATAGTTATATCTGccttttataagaaaaaaaaaatgtttagaaatTAGAGAACAGATATCATGGATTTACCTAATAACCAATCTTCCTTCAACTTCTTCAAACCAAAAGAATCTGCATCCTTTTGAGAAGGGTAGCTTCTTTTTGTCGTTTCCCCACTCTGCAAACAACATTAACaagtgttctcttttattaaaaaaagaagtttaaagTTTTACAATGCAGATTACCAATTTAAAAAAGGTAAATGATTTGTAGGGTCAGAGAAGAAATAAACTTGCTAAAACTGTGTCCGGATTTAGCCCACCCGTTGTTTATGACGAACCCAATTTCCAATAGGAAGTGATAAGGCCACACAAACCCAGAGTATTTGGATATTGTTGTGAGAGATGCTGATTCAAagttgatataaaaaataagactGTTTTCTTTCTGTATGTCCATTATTACTAAACACACCCCATACTgattataagattaaaatattctCTCACCACATTACATCACCACTGTTGTTCAAGGATGTCAATGTGAGTCGACCGACT
Encoded here:
- the LOC114162832 gene encoding dof zinc finger protein DOF3.5-like, which translates into the protein MFPHTLITAAALQRMLHHHFPTPMEQRSRWKPNIEVAPNCPRCASTNTKFCYYNNYSLSQPRYFCKACRRYWTKGGSLRNVPVGGGCRKNRRAKSSSRHNQTQRSFTSHQTHPNNNASREIDMALVFAKFLNPKQNVGEDNNASSSSNNYFTPDTVQTENDTAVVQSPNKGLSSDPAIVESDSDAVVAIENFGGEELSLGEIDDLERLLGVCGDEDGLWCDATLSSSVTWEPPVKELECSMPLSENDAQLLPITSASSTVHSMSDTCWSSWGSLDLSAMEVFSSTP